From the genome of Peromyscus maniculatus bairdii isolate BWxNUB_F1_BW_parent chromosome 19, HU_Pman_BW_mat_3.1, whole genome shotgun sequence:
TCCATACTTTCAGGATAAGCCACCATATACCTGTGTGTTGGTGATGAACTGAGCAAGACAGAAGTACTTTCTGCTACCTGGGGTTCATTATATGGTGAAGAGCTGACAGCAAATGAATGTGTAAAAACATCACATTATGATGCATCTAGTGccgtggagagagagagaaaaaaagaggaaaggatggTGAGTGATGTAGGCAGGCACAGTGTTAGATCCCACTGGGAGCATCAGTCCTGAATCTTGCCTAATCAAAGCACAACCTAGAGCAGGGAAGTTAAGTTGATACCCATGTGGCTACTGGGGGAGAGCAAGAAGGAAGGGAAGCAGTCACTAAGTACAAAGTCCTGAGATGAGAAGATAGACTGACCCCAGCAGCCCAGAAGTATAATAATAAAGTTCAAAGGTGTGTTGTATGTAGCACTGTATACCTGATGGATTTTCCCTGAGTGAAATGAGGATCGTTATGGTGTCTCTCAGAACTGACTTGACATGACATGACTTCAGGATCCATCGGATAACTCTGACTGTGAACGTCCATGTTGTTACAAGAACAGTCACAGAAAACATGGGAATATCAAAGCTGGGGTTGAGGAGGTCTTGAAGAAGATGATACGGGCAGAGTGTTCATTTGTGAATGGATTTGGAAATAGAGCTCAAGTCTGTGAACTGATTTGATATGGGTGAGTCAGACAGAGGAGGCTCCAGGTAACAGCAGAAGCTTGCCATCTCCTTAACTGACAGTGAGGTCCATCAGACTGCCATGGGAAGCCTTGAACTAAACGGGTTTGTAGAAAAAGGAAGATTAAAGAAATCAGGTCTGAGCTAATTAAACAGCCTTTCCATAGTAAGGAGAAAAACTGTGGTCCTGGCTACAGAGCTAGAAGAACACGTGAGGAAGAGAGTCAAGGACCTGTGCCTAGAAGGTCTGAGTGGTCCAGCCCTGAAGCTTGACTCAAGCAGGGCCATAGAACCAGGGCAGTGCCCCAGGGGCACTAAGCTGGAGGCTGAGCATCAGCTGACTTTCTGAGTAGCAGGACCAGAGTAGGGTCAGGTgctccacttccccagcaccccTGCCCAGGCCTCCTCATGGCTTGGCTGCCCCATCCCTCAACCCTGCTCTCTATGGAAATGGTCTAGCAGCACACAGCAGGTGGGTACTTAAGTGCACATCCCTCTGGACCACATCCGTGAGGATGCTTTCCTCCTGTTCTTCTCCTGGGACCTCTTTGGATCTCTCTGAAATGTTCGTGGCTCTCCATTCTGAGTCCTGCAGCAGCTCACACACCAAGTGTGTCTCACCTGCCGTTTGGCAGAACTAGGAGCCTGAACAAAAGGTCTTGAGCATCTGAGCAACTACAGGCACTCGGCACTAAGGGCCAACCCTCGAgtgctttgctttgttgtttgttACTTTGTTTCCTAATTTAAGTTTTCCAAAGTTTCCTATAGTCCAGACCAGGCTAGACCTCTCTATGTaacctagcctggccttgaactcttgatcctcctgcctatgcCTACAAATGCTAGTGTTAGTGGCACCAGCCAGTACACTTACCTTTTAATTCCTGTCCTTCCCTTGAGACACTGGTGTCCTTTTCCACTGGgggaaaagaaatttaaacttaaaattgcAATTTTGTATTTAGGGAGGAAAATGAGGGGACCTGTACATTGTTTAAGTTTGAGGGTCCTAACGGGGAGGGGGGTGGTGATTGGGGGACGTGTTTTCTTTTGGGTTTGTATGTTAATCAGTAATTTGGGTTAGTACGTTGTTTTCATCATTGGAAATCAAAATAACGGAagtttgctttatttatataatttatataattgcTCTATTTAATAGCCAGAAAGACAATATAGTGCGTCGGCTACTGAGTCCAGGAAAAAACGATGGCAATGACTGAGAATCTAAATTTCAAATCTGCTGGAGAAAGATGCACAGAGAGCCCGTGAACATGTGGTACAATACCACTGCTTTGTGGGACCAACGTCCATTAAAGCAGAGAGGTGAGGGGAGAGACTGGCTTTAGAACTCCAGAGATGTTCAGAAGTCTGCCTGCTCCTGGGCTTCAGGGTGTAACCTTGCCAGCACTGTGGCCTAAAGCCTGCAGATCTGCTGCGGCTGTTCTGAAACCCTCCCCCTATTCTGCAACCCCGTCCCCCACTCCTGCAGACAGTTCACCAGCAGCTGtgacccttcctcttcctcttccaaggGAGACACAAGATCAGTAACACAttccttaaaaataaacaccTTTTCCAAAACAATCTGTATGCCATTCCAGACGTCAGGGCCATATCTGTAAGATACACAGGAGACATTTGGAGGACTAAGATACTCGGCTTCCAGTGGGGGACAGCTCACATTTTGTCATAACTGTGAGccagaaagaaaatgggtttgggagggggttgttttgtttttgtttttagtttgtttgttttttagcccACACATGAAGTCTGTGTAGCTCAGGATTCAGGTCTCCAACAGCATCTCCTCCTGTGCTTTCCCGACTTACACCCTTTTCAAAAACTCTCAACAGTGGTTCAGCAGGAAGAGAAGAGTGCCAGTCACATGGCTCTCAGAGGCAGGAAAGCTGCCTGAagcagggctctgctgactcagCTGGAAAGGAGAGCCAGGGCAGCAAGGAAACAGCTGTCATTGGAAGCCAAGCCTGCACAGCCCCAGAATATTGGGAATGCTTTCTTAGAAACAGCTCAGGAAAATTGGAGGAGTTGATCTCATTACCGAATATCCTGTTAGATTTAGAAGCTTAGACTGaaggctcctttttttttttttttaatagagtgaATCGGTGAGATGTTAGTAGAATTTTCCTGTCTTGAGATCTATAATCATCCCAGCATGTAGAAGCTATATCTTCAATGAAACTGAACCTGTGCATGAACTACAAAtggtcctttctctcctctttctccatggcctcctctcctgcccccaccctaccccacccccgggtgtgtgtgtgtgtgtgtgtgtgtgtgtgtgtgtgtgtgtgcgcgcgcgcgtgctcgcttgcttgctcgcttGCTTGCTTCCACACGTTTGTGTATGGTCTGTCTTTACTCTTACTTCCTATTTACTTGATATTgtctgcttatttgtttgtttgcttgttcttgACACTTGGTCTCCCAGCGCTGAGGTCACAGGTGCACTTGGCCATGACTGGCTTCATTTTCTTATATTGGAcacttgggatttgaactcaagtccttgtacTTGCTCAGCAAGCAGTCCTATCCACTAAGCCAAGTTCCTCCAGCCTTTATTCATAGTCCTTAAAGCCTCTAATTTGAGTAATTATTCATAGCATTATGGGGCTCAGCAAGCAAAGGGATTTCAATTGAGTTTTTGTTTGCTAGTTTCTTTATTCTTCCTACATTGGGCTTATTGCTGTTCCCCTTTTTTTATATAAATCCAAGTTAAATTTCTTGCTGTATTTGTCTTCATGTTCTTTTGCTCTTTGAGTCTTCAGTTAcactcatagaaaaaaaaatcccgaGTCACATTGTTGATTGCCGGTGTCAGGGTTTCTAACAGAGACTGTCTGTCCCTTCTTCATCCTATTGTGCTCCATTGTACACTTTACACTCATTCCCTAAGCTCACTGTGCTCCAGTGTACACTTTACACTCATTCCCTAAGCTCACTGTGCTCCAGTGTACAAATTCACCTATTCTAGTGTTCTATATTTTCCTGTTAATATGTATGCTTGTAACCGGTCCTGCATAGAACTCTCCATTGGTGGgggttttatttaactttttcagAATTCCATACATGAATACTATTCTTATGTGATTCCCACCCCTCATTCTCTCCATTCCAACTCACCCTATATCCTCCACTACTCATTCTCAAATTTATAATCTCTACTCCCGttaccacacaacacacacacacacacacacacacacacacacacaccacatcctaCTGAATTTGAAGCTGATGTCCTGGttttctgactcttacagtctttccatctcctcttctgtgatttccCCTGAGTCCTAGATGTGATGGAtgcattgtagatgtatcagttggggttGGGTATCCCAGCATCACATCCAGCCAAGTTTACACAATATTtcagattgaacccaggactttctTCATCCTAGAAGCATTCTACAAACTGTGGAACTCTCCAATGCACAGGGAgatgattttcattaaaaataaaacagagctaAATAATAGCTTGAGCACACTGAAATATTACATTAAGTAAATGAATTTTAATATGGACTTTAAGCATGAAGAAGCTTTGTATTATTATTGTAAGTTGTCATTACTCATGGAGATGGATTCTAAGTtatggaaaagaaagaagtaaagtaAATTAGTAATTATGTcaactaaataaaaatggctgAAAGTAAAAGTGTAAACTGAAGGTTTATGTGACTGTTGGAAAGATTTGACCTTGATTAAACATAGATGACAGTTATTACCTGCTTCTCAGTTTGAGAAATTACACTTGTGGTGGTTAAAATTCCCCATACTTTGAAGACACATACTGAAGGAAATATACATGAATGAAAGGATATCTTGGATTTGCCTGGAATACTCCAGTCAAATTAGATGCAACAGAGTGACTCTGGTTTCTAATGTACTTGAAGCAAGCTAAAGGGCTCATGCAGATGGTGTCATAAATACTCTTACTTTGGTTGAGTTTGAAATTTTTCATCATAAACGTCTTAACTAAGAGCAAGTAGAAATACATAAGAACCAGTCCCCATCAGAGCGTGACAGGCATCAGTCTGGATGATGCAATGGTTTGGAGAGGACAAAGCACAAAGTTATCCCTCTGACATCAGTCTCTAGCAACTtactctcccttcttcctttcagtGCCTTTATTTGCTTACCGCCATGAGTCAGCTGTTCTCTGACATATTTAAGGATGAAGACATATGCTCCAGCTTCATTGGATATTTTAAGACAATTAAGGCTGAAAACGGGATCATTTCTCAGAAAACCATCACTTCAATTGAGTTACATCTGGCACAAGGAAACATTCAGAAGGCAAATGCTGTAATTACTGATGCATTAAGAGAAATTAGCAGGACCCCACTCAATATTGCTGTAATAGGAGAGTCTGGAACTGGGAAGTCCAGTTTCATCAATACCTTCAGGGGGGTTGGACATGAAGAGGAAGATTCAGCTCCAATTGGGGTGGTGGAGACAACCATGAGGAGAACTCCATACAGACACCCCAACATTCCGGATGTGGTTATATGGGACCTGCCTGGGATTGGAACCACAAATTTCCCACCTAAAGATTATGTGGAGAAAATGAAATTCAATGAGTATGACTTCTTCATTATTGTTTCTGCCACACGAATTAGGAAAAATGATATAGACCTTGCCAAAGCGGTCAGCATGATGAAGAAGGATTTCTACTTCGTGAGAACCAAGGTGGACATAGATTTAGAAACTGAGAAAGGATGTAAAAATACCTTTGACAGAGAAAACTTACTGCAGCATATCCGAAGCGATTGTGTGAGTAACTTTAAGAAAAACAACCTTAATGTACCACCAATCTTCTTGATCTCTATCAAAAATGTATCTGACTATGATTTCCCAATCCTGATGGACATGCTGAAAAACAAACTTTCTACTCACACACTTCAAAACTTTATGAATTCCTTACCAAATATTACTGAGGTAGCCATTGACAGAAAGCACAAGGCTATGCAGCAGATGATCTGGTTGGAGGCCATCAAGGCTGTAACTATGGCTATTGTTCCTGTAAAGGGCATCCTCAAGGACAAGGATGTGGAGAGGCTGAAGGTAAGTTTAGACTACTTTTGAGTTCTTTGGAGTGGATGATGAATCCCTGGAATTCATGGCAAAGGCTTTTCAAGTGCCTGTTAAAAAAAGCTGAGAGAAATCATTAAATCTCCTTATTTGTTGGACactaaaaaaagaaggaacattagGTGAAACGTTTTTGAAATATGTGGAGAAATTTGCCTCAGCTAAGGGTGGGTCCATTGCTACAGGTCTCTACTTTAGGAAAACCTTTTACTTTCAACTTCTTTTCCTTGACACGGTGACTGAAGACGCCAAAGTTCTCCTTagagagacattaaaaaaaaactagttcaGACAAGTacagaccaggcatggtggtgcacatcttttgcctttaaccccaggtctccactcaggaggcagaggcaggcacgagtctgtgagtttgaagccagcctggtgaaTTCCTGCtagagctacatggtgaggcttggcctgaaaaacaaaaacactaaaaacaaacaagaaactagATCAGACTCAATTCGCCCACAGCTACTGACCATAACACCTAATGGTTAACACCAGAGAGTCTTTCTCCAATCTGTAGCACCATGAGAAAACTTAAGGAAACTTAACCATGGGCCTGAGTTATAACAGAATCATCTTGCTCagattccctctccctcccacctttctgtatctcaaatacaaacacacatacacacacacatacacacaaaaaaatatatacccACATCCTACTAAATCCATTTAGTgctgctcatatgtacatgtgtttaggactgGCAGCTTGAACTGGATGACCTATCAGTAGACTTGTTGCTGAAGAAAACtggttctccctttctcagcagccgTTGGTTTTGCCTGTAACTATTCATCTAAAAATGAGACTTTGAGAAATTTCTCCCACCCACGTGGATATGTCAATTGATGTCATTATGCTCACCTTGCATAGGCAACCATAGTCTTGATATTTTATGGGTAGAGCATCCTTGCcatgtctaaaaagaaaaaaaaagacatttacagCTGATGTCCTGGttttctgactcttacagtctctctgtctcctcttctgtgatattccctGAGTCCTAGATGTGATGGATTCATTGTAGATGCATCAGTTGGGGTTGGGTATCCCAGCATCACTTGTTCCCTGTATTGTCACTTGCTGTCTGTATTGTGACTGGTCATGGACCTCTGTACCACCCCTTGACATACACTTAAGGGAATCTATATCCTATTGagaagacacttgctcagccacgTTCATTGCTGATCTATTCACAATAGTCAGGAaatgtaaacaacctagatgtccctcaaatgATGAATAGATCATTAaagaatgtggtacatatataaaTTGGAAATcttttcagctgtaaagaaaaatgaaatgatgaaatgtgCCAGTATATGGATAGAATGGGGAACGGTTACTGAGTGAGGTGACCAGACCTTGGAAGACAGACTCTACTTATTCTCTTAGTTGTGGGTTCTAGCTGAGAATCAGATTTGAGTGTATAATATGAGATAATTACAGAAGCAATGAGAACAGACAGGGGCCatagggaaggagggaaaagacaCTCTATGGAGGAGGGTggtaggtgtagctagagttttcctgcctggcccacagtcaggacaaatctctgtcacccgccagtcccacagctgctcaaacccaaccaagtaaacacagagacttatattgcttacaactgtatggccgtggcaggcttcttgctaactgttcttatagcttaaattaatccatttccataaatctataccttgccacatggctcgtggcttaccggcatcttcacatgtttcttgttatggcggcggctggcagtctctccctctgccttcctgttctttcttttctcctctctgttagtcctacctatacttcctgcctggccactggccaatcagtgttttatttattgaccaatctgagcaatttgacatacagaccatcccacagcaggtaggaCACACGCTgtgaagaaggaaagggggaaagcaGGAGGGGCTTTAACTGGGGGCAGGGCATctcagagggagagggaagactgAAGGAGAAATAACACTAAGGCCATTTGAAAAGCCATGGGGGAATATATTACTTTACAAGcctactttaaaatacatatgtaccatacatgtataaatatatgtgtatgaatgtaaaTGCACATATTTTAATGGAAGCATGCAACATGGAGTGATAATGCTCACCTCTAAGAACCAAAGACCATCTGAGGAAAATCCCAGTATGAGGCATGGGAAGCCTTTCTTTGACTTTTCAATCAGAGGGTCTAGAAAACCACCAAAACAACCCAGGCCATTGGCATTGCCCTTGGGGGCCTCCCAGAACTTGGTGATAAGGCCCTATTACTAAAAACACcttggacacaggacttggaggaaccCATCTGGaattgacctggaagcctcctcatTGAGACTAGCTCTCCCAGTATCAGATGCTATGCAAAGTGCCCAGGGGGGAAAGCAAGCAATGGGCCTAACCCCACTGGAGCAcgatgagaaggaaaagaaactgaacTTTGGTGTCATTTACCCAAGAGCGAGCCTGATTTGTCAGAACAGATCTGCTCTCTCCTCTGACCTGATCCCTTGAACAAAGGTTATCATGTTTATTCATCAGCACAGCAAACATGGTACTGTGGAGGAATGGGGGATAATCAATCTTTACAGCAGCCTCACAAGCTGGGGGGAGAGTGTTCTTTGGCCCTATTAACTCAGAACAGCACCCAATTTCACAATCAGATGTCATCAGTCTATACCCACATGTGGCTTTCAACAGTTTACTTGAAAGAGGGACACTTTTCAATAACACACTGTTTTCAGCAAATGTGCTTAGGTCTAGCCACTACACTTTAGGCATACTTACATTCTCCTGAATCAGGGATATGAATGGGTCACAAAGGAAAATCAGGGAACAAGTTCAGCATGGCGTCCAAAACATAGTAAGATGGATTACATTGTTTTTCTCACAGGTCAGCTGGTTCTGACCCAGTAGAACACTCAGCCTGTAAGAAGAATGAGTGCATACTCCTAAATGATCTCCAAGCACATTATTAACTTGGTTCCAGGTCAGGTGAAAGTTTGATTTGTAaagacagcatttctcagaaAAAACCATTCCCACATAGCTGTAAAGCCTAGAAACCACAATGACCAGCCCAGCAAGACGTCCCCAAAGATGCAATGGTGACACTTTATATTATCAAAGATTTTAATTGGACTTCAGTCCCATTCTATAGAAAGGAatttatgcctggtactgtaaacctagacTACTATCCATAATTGGAGAGGTTATAGACACTAGAGAAGCACTTATTACTGCATTTTCCTAAATCATTATGGCGTTAACTGTATTGGAAATTCTTGTCCTTATAACCACAGATAAAAGTAGCTCTCACTCTTCATCAACaaagtctctttttaaatttaaatttattcagaattttatacatgagcaATGTATTTATATCAATTCTacccctctctttccccttccaaaGTCATCCCATGATCtcccaaattcatgacttctttaattattgttg
Proteins encoded in this window:
- the LOC102905293 gene encoding interferon-inducible GTPase 1 yields the protein MSQLFSDIFKDEDICSSFIGYFKTIKAENGIISQKTITSIELHLAQGNIQKANAVITDALREISRTPLNIAVIGESGTGKSSFINTFRGVGHEEEDSAPIGVVETTMRRTPYRHPNIPDVVIWDLPGIGTTNFPPKDYVEKMKFNEYDFFIIVSATRIRKNDIDLAKAVSMMKKDFYFVRTKVDIDLETEKGCKNTFDRENLLQHIRSDCVSNFKKNNLNVPPIFLISIKNVSDYDFPILMDMLKNKLSTHTLQNFMNSLPNITEVAIDRKHKAMQQMIWLEAIKAVTMAIVPVKGILKDKDVERLKENANQKLH